The following are encoded together in the Choloepus didactylus isolate mChoDid1 chromosome 7, mChoDid1.pri, whole genome shotgun sequence genome:
- the EDN1 gene encoding endothelin-1 isoform X2: MDYFSMIFSLLLVVFQGAPETVLGAELSAEADNGGENPSPTAPWRPRRSKRCSCSSLMDKECVYFCHLDIIWINTPEHIVPYGLGGPSRSKRSLKDLFPTKAADPRNRCQCASRKDKKCWNFCQTGKELWTQDTMEKGWNTHKKGRDCSKLGEKCFHQQLVEGRKMRRLEAISNSIKTSFRIAKLKAELYREKKVTHNRTH; the protein is encoded by the exons ATGGATTATTTCTCCATGATTTTCTCCCTGCTGTTGGTGGTCTTCCAAGGAGCTCCAGAAACAG TCTTGGGCGCCGAGCTCAGCGCAGAGGCTGATAATGGAGGGGAGAACCCCTCTCCCACTGCACCCTGGCGACCCCGCCGGTCCAAACGCTGCTCCTGCTCTTCTTTAATGGATAAAGAGTGTGTCTACTTCTGCCACTTGGACATCATCTGGATCAACACTCCCGA GCACATCGTTCCTTATGGACTTGGAGGCCCTTCTCGGTCTAAGCGATCCTTAAAGGATTTATTTCCTACAAAGGCAGCGGACCCCAGGAATAGATGCCAATGTGCTAGCCGAAAAGACAAGAAGTGCTGGAATTTTTGCCAAACAGGAAAAGAACTTTG GACCCAAGACACTATGGAGAAAGGCTGGAATACCCATAAGAAGGGAAGAGATTGTTCCAAACTTGGAGAAAAGTGTTTTCATCAGCAGCtagtggaaggaagaaaaatgagaag GTTGGAGGCCATCAGCAACAGCATCAAAACATCTTTTCGTATTGCAAAGTTGAAAGCTGAGCTctacagagagaaaaaagtgaCCCATAACCGAACACACTGA
- the EDN1 gene encoding endothelin-1 isoform X1 — protein MDYFSMIFSLLLVVFQGAPETAVLGAELSAEADNGGENPSPTAPWRPRRSKRCSCSSLMDKECVYFCHLDIIWINTPEHIVPYGLGGPSRSKRSLKDLFPTKAADPRNRCQCASRKDKKCWNFCQTGKELWTQDTMEKGWNTHKKGRDCSKLGEKCFHQQLVEGRKMRRLEAISNSIKTSFRIAKLKAELYREKKVTHNRTH, from the exons ATGGATTATTTCTCCATGATTTTCTCCCTGCTGTTGGTGGTCTTCCAAGGAGCTCCAGAAACAG CAGTCTTGGGCGCCGAGCTCAGCGCAGAGGCTGATAATGGAGGGGAGAACCCCTCTCCCACTGCACCCTGGCGACCCCGCCGGTCCAAACGCTGCTCCTGCTCTTCTTTAATGGATAAAGAGTGTGTCTACTTCTGCCACTTGGACATCATCTGGATCAACACTCCCGA GCACATCGTTCCTTATGGACTTGGAGGCCCTTCTCGGTCTAAGCGATCCTTAAAGGATTTATTTCCTACAAAGGCAGCGGACCCCAGGAATAGATGCCAATGTGCTAGCCGAAAAGACAAGAAGTGCTGGAATTTTTGCCAAACAGGAAAAGAACTTTG GACCCAAGACACTATGGAGAAAGGCTGGAATACCCATAAGAAGGGAAGAGATTGTTCCAAACTTGGAGAAAAGTGTTTTCATCAGCAGCtagtggaaggaagaaaaatgagaag GTTGGAGGCCATCAGCAACAGCATCAAAACATCTTTTCGTATTGCAAAGTTGAAAGCTGAGCTctacagagagaaaaaagtgaCCCATAACCGAACACACTGA
- the LOC119540045 gene encoding RING finger protein 11 → MGNCLKSPTSDDISLLHESQSDRASFGEGTEPDQEPPPPYQEQVPVPVYHPTPSQTRLATQLTEEEQIRIAQRIGLIQHLPKGVYDPGRDGSEKKIRECVICMMDFVYGDPIRFLPCMHIYHLDCIDDWLMRSFTCPSCMEPVDAALLSSYETN, encoded by the coding sequence ATGGGGAACTGCCTCAAATCCCCCACCTCAGATGACATCTCCCTGCTTCACGAGTCTCAGTCTGACCGGGCTAGCTTTGGCGAGGGGACGGAGCCGGATCAGGAGCCGCCGCCGCCATATCAGGAACAAGTTCCAGTTCCAGTCTATCATCCAACACCTAGCCAGACTCGACTTGCAACACAGCTGACTGAAGAGGAACAAATTAGGATAGCTCAAAGAATAGGCCTTATACAGCATCTGCCTAAAGGAGTTTATGACCCTGGAAGAGATggatcagaaaaaaagattcgGGAGTGTGTGATCTGTATGATGGACTTTGTTTATGGGGACCCAATTCGATTTCTGCCGTGCATGCACATCTATCACCTGGACTGTATAGATGACTGGTTGATGAGATCCTTCACGTGCCCCTCCTGCATGGAGCCAGTTGATGCAGCACTGCTTTCGTCCTATGAGACTAATTGA